One Vicia villosa cultivar HV-30 ecotype Madison, WI linkage group LG5, Vvil1.0, whole genome shotgun sequence genomic window, TTTAgattaaataaacataaaacaaactaaacattATCAATTCAAGAAaatctaattttatttaaatttgtgtAGGTTAGATCGTATGTCCCTCTTAGGTGACCTAAATTATTCTCATCCTAATCTTAACTAATTAAAGAGATAAATACTCCACCTAACCGAACAACCTACTAAAAAAACAGacctaaaattattataatttaacatatttctaaaataaatttttaatttttttctatttttttattaaattgattttctaaataaattattttgattgtATTCATCTAAAgagatttattaaaatttttaaataaatattttttttttctgtttttcaaTTTATGGATGAATAATAGGATGTCGGTTTATTGATGAAGTTGCCACGACTATATAAATTGTGTATTTACCATTCTGCCACGCTTTGCGTTCTCTTCTTCTCCACCTTTTCGTTAGTTGGCACCAAACGCAAACGCAGGTCTCCATCATATTGCCCTAAAACTCCTTCCCAAAAGgtattcatctttttcttcttgtGTCAATTAATTCTTCTACTAATaatattcttatcttttttcttcCATCATAATTTTCCTCATCCCACTTTTATTGTTTTGATCATGTAATTCAACTCATTCATGAATTTTGTATATTTTGATTATAATagataatattttgttgattatgtTATTATGTGTTTATTTCAGTTCAATTTTCATATGTTTTGatcataaatttttatttttttttctaaaggtGTTGTTAATTGACACtgtgttgtttgattgtttgttACAGAGACTATGGAGGGCAAAATGGGGTTTTTGTTTCTGATTGTGTTGGGTGCTGCTTGGGTTTGTGATGCAAGAGAATTAGTAAACCTTGGTAACTATATTGGCAGAATTTAATCtcttgttctttatttttctttttcttatagtATTCACTTTTACTTTTATTTGTTAATCTTTGAAGTTAAAAATTTAAGGATTGTTTGGTTAATTTTAGCATGTAGACATCACAATGgaagaagacatggaaaaaattgAGAGAACTTAGAACTAGTTAGTATAGAGGGTAGCGTAACACACGAGGCTGCTAAGAAGTGAGGTCGGGGAACCAAAGAGGGAGGTTGTTTCTAGGATTTGAACCTCtaaccatggttttaaattgtagTTCGCAACCGCAATTACGGTCGCAATATTGCTAATGTGATAGTCTCTGCAACCGTATTGGACCGCTATTGCAGTGTGATTTAAAATCATGCGTCTGATCCTACGATCCTATTAGGAACTGCATTAGACAACTTCGCTCATGTTTCTTCAagtattttcattaaaaataaaaatttttgcCCCGTTAAGCTAGTTCAGTTGGTGGCTGTGTAGGGACATCAGAAGCAGGGCGCCGGTTGGAACCCGCGACATCCCACTCCTTCATCTTTGAAGGATGAATTCTCAGCCACTAGGCTACttgaccaaaaaaaaaaattcaaaaaatttcaaaacccTCAAAACTCAATTTACTTATTATGTAATGACCGCAATGGCAGCAACACCCCTACTGTTGCACTAAGGATAGTATATCGGGCAATCAACCACACAAAAGTCCCTCTTACTAAGTGAGGTTGGGGGCCGGAGAGTTTGTGTCTAGGATTTGAGGTTGAACCTGTTACTTCCAAGTTACAACTTACAAGGCAACAATCTTTTACTGTTTCGTAGAGATTCATCCTCAGAACCAGTATATGATTTTGCCAAAGTTAAGCTCAGATCGATATGATATGTGATTGGAAAAGTTTAAAGTTTGTAGTATTCAGATATGTTCTTTTGATTAGTAAGGTACTAACCAAATGAGAGAGGTAGCTAAAGCCTGAAAGAATAGGATgaggaaaaaaatatataaacctcTTCATATGAAGCATCCTGAAAATGTTTTTGAATAGAAACTGGCAGTAGTCATCGACATGTGTTCTTATGTTGCCGGTTTTTATTCAGTGTAGCTTATTTGCcacaaaagaaagtttcaaatttAAGCACTTAATGTAAAAACACTCCTAGACTAAATATCTTGtgtaaaattttaaagaaaaatttatTCTAAGCACAATAATAATTTCGAAACACTAATGTAATGTAACATCACTATTTAATCTTGTTGGTATATTTTCGTATGCAGAATTACACAGAAAACCAGACTTGTGTTCAGCTTGTGAAGAATATTCAACTCAGGTACTTGATTATCTAAAGGATAACAACACTCAGGTAGAAATCATTGATTCACTTCGCAATACATGCCTTCAACTCCGGTCTTTAAACCAGCAGGTTTGTCTCCTTTTCAGAATTCTGTTTTATTTAGATTTGTAGTTATTCTTCTGAGTTGTAAAAATTGAGTTTGTAGCTTAACATTTTCTGTTTAACATTTTACTGGTGGAACAATTATTAGCACTTTTAAGGAACTTTTCGGGTACATATGTGAAGGAATAAGAGCTTATCTAGCCGTGTTTTAACTCATCTCTGTTTGTTCTGTATTACACAATTTACAGTGCGGTAAATTGGTGGATTATTACGCTCCACTTTTCTTCTCAGAAATAGCTCAAATAAAGCCTGGTGAACTCTGCGAGAAGTTCAACCTTTGTGAGTCTGCGAAGGTTTTTTGGAAAGTTCAAAGAAATAGCTGTGGCCTTTGCAAAGAAGCTATTGAAGCCTTATTGGTTGAGTTGAATGATCCTGACACTAAGGTTCGTGATTTGACCGACTTACTTTATCCCTCCTTGACATCGCGAATCAAAAGAGCTCTTTTCCGAATCGTGTGTCAAGTCTTATTATGAATTCTAAGACACATtacttacaaataaaaaatatgagcTTATTTGAGCTTATCTACTGCCATAAGTTTTGTGACACTTAGCTTATGACgtttttcataaatttttcgatcttatttttataaattcgTCCAGATAATGAAAACTAGTTTTTTTTTCCCTTCACATTTTGTTGTGTACACAACTAAGACTTTATTGTAAAATGACAGCTCGAGATACTAGAGAAACTACTGAAGGCATGCGATTCTGTGGAGAAGTACAAGAAGGAGGTAAAAAAACATATGAGAAATTCCAATTTGAACAACTCGCAATTGTTCCGCAACACATTACTTCCGCTTTATCTATGATTTTGCTTAATCTTCGAAATTTTTTACAGTGCAAGAGGGCGGTTTTCGAGTATGGACCTTTGATTCTGGCGAATGCAGAGAAGTTCCTGAAGACAACAGATAT contains:
- the LOC131601443 gene encoding uncharacterized protein LOC131601443, with the translated sequence MEGKMGFLFLIVLGAAWVCDARELVNLELHRKPDLCSACEEYSTQVLDYLKDNNTQVEIIDSLRNTCLQLRSLNQQCGKLVDYYAPLFFSEIAQIKPGELCEKFNLCESAKVFWKVQRNSCGLCKEAIEALLVELNDPDTKLEILEKLLKACDSVEKYKKECKRAVFEYGPLILANAEKFLKTTDICTALHACPASTIVSQEATTMEETPLLSDS